The following are from one region of the Betta splendens chromosome 15, fBetSpl5.4, whole genome shotgun sequence genome:
- the slc2a15a gene encoding solute carrier family 2 member 15a isoform X2 → MKGTIVNTTVLVFIAGALMGFSRVCDSPEMIMLGRFITGIHSGIALSVVPMYLGEIAPKNLRGFLGLVPSIFIGTGVFAAQILGLHELLGKEEHWPLFLSVVVIPTFIQLLLLPWFPESPRYLLIEKRNVHATITALKWYRAKCNIQAEIEEMQEEQRSLSSVDTLSVWKLLRDNTVRWQVLSVVVINVGMQLSGIDAIWFYTNDIFENAGVPAPEIQYTTAGTGIIEIIAGLVGCFTIERLGRRPLMIGGFAIMGICCVGITLTLILQAQFSVMRYVSVGCVVGIIAGFCIGPAGVPFLVTAELFKQSQRPAAYIIGGSLNWLSNFTVGFVFPFLQMSAGAYCYLVFAFVCLFVAVYVYVVIPETKNKTFMEISRMFSKKEAVLETQGLIHVDQLKLRKINGYGGMEHASLEFDSSSSAP, encoded by the exons AT gaagGGTACCATAGTGAACACAACGGTGCTGGTGTTCATTGCTGGAGCTCTAATGGGCTTCAGTAGAGTCTGTGACTCACCTGAGATGATCATGCTCGGTCGCTTCATCACAGGAATTCACTCAG GCATTGCTTTAAGTGTGGTACCAATGTATCTGGGTGAAATAGCACCTAAAAACCTGCGGGGCTTCCTGGGTCTGGTACCAAGCATCTTCATTGGAACCGGAGTCTTTGCTGCCCAAATCCTCGGCCTACATGAGCTTTTAGGAAAG GAGGAGCACTGgcccctctttctgtctgtggtgGTGATACCAACATTCATACAACTGCTGCTGTTGCCTTGGTTCCCAGAGAGTCCCAGATACCTGCTGATTGAGAAGCGTAATGTCCATGCCACCATCACAG CACTGAAGTGGTACAGAGCCAAGTGCAACATCCAGGCAGAGATTGAAgagatgcaggaggagcagcgctcCCTGTCGTCAGTGGACACACTGTCTGTTTGGAAGTTGCTGCGGGACAACACGGTCCGCTGGCAGGTGCTCAGTGTGGTGGTCATCAACGTGGGCATGCAACTCTCTGGCATTGATGCT ATCTGGTTCTACACCAATGATATCTTTGAGAATGCAGGCGTCCCAGCCCCAGAGATCCAGTACACCACAGCAGGAACAGGAATCATAGAAATCATCGCTGGACTCGTTGGG TGTTTCACCATAGAGAGACTAGGAAGGAGACCTCTCATGATCGGGGGCTTTGCTATAATGGGAATTTGCTGTGTCGGAATCACGTTGACTCTCATTTTACAG GCTCAGTTTTCAGTCATGCGCTACGTAAGTGTCGGCTGTGTGGTCGGAATCATCGCTGGCTTCTGTATCGGTCCAG CGGGGGTTCCCTTCCTGGTCACGGCAGAGCTCTTTAAGCAGTCCCAGCGGCCGGCAGCCTACATCATAGGGGGGTCACTCAACTGGCTGTCTAACTTCACTGTGGGCTTCGTCTTCCCCTTCCTACAG ATGTCAGCGGGGGCCTACTGCTACTTGGTCTTTGCCTTCGTTTGTCTGTTCGTGGCTGTCTACGTCTACGTTGTGATCCCAGAGACCAAAAACAAGACCTTTATGGAGATCAGTCGCATGTTCTCCAAGAAGGAGGCGGTGCTGGAGACCCAGGGCCTGATTCACGTGGaccagctgaagctgaggaagaTAAATGGCTATGGTGGCATGGAGCATGCCTCGCTGGAGTTTGACAGCTCTTCTTCTGCACCTTAA